DNA sequence from the Excalfactoria chinensis isolate bCotChi1 chromosome 2, bCotChi1.hap2, whole genome shotgun sequence genome:
TGTTGCTGCTTGTTCAAGAGCAGGTTTGTATCTAAGCCTGGAAGGTGTGCAGTGTGTGAGGGTGTGCTCAGAGACGCTTGGGATCTTGCCCTTCCCCCTCAGGGATTTGGGAGTGTTTGTGGGAAGGGGAAATGCTCTTCCTTACCTGACCATTGTTCAAGTTCCTTTGCCCAGTTCTGTGCCAGGAACAACCAGTAGCACGAGCAGCAAAGAATTTCCTCTCCGACCAAGCAATCTTGTGTTgggaaaacagcacagcagcactgagctgagggttgcagctgtgggctggttTAGGGCTTTGGACCTTCCTGTTTGTGCACCTCCTGGGCTCTGTTCCTTTGGCACCCACAGGTGTGAAGGAGCACCGAGCCTCCTGGTGCCTCGCACACAGCTGCACCCATTTCCCTGCCTGGCATCTCTTTCACTCCCTCAAGGGAAGGAGGTAGAAGAGAGGCAGATGGCTTTCTGTAGGCTAGATGTGACCCACATCCCGTTAGTGCACCATATGCAGACAGATGCATAGAAAGTCTGGCTGCGTTCTTTATTCCTTGTTGCAAAACAGTTTCTTGCGTTGCTTAAAAGCTCATTCTAAAATCCTTGAGTGTATTTGGGCTGAATTACAAGTTCCTACGGGTTAACTGTAGGGCACTGATTAAAGCTTCTCAGTGAATATATGTTCTCTGTGAAATGAATTAGCAGCCCTGTGAACTCCTACATCTCAGTGTTCCCAACAGCGTGGCTTTGACAGAGAATATATAGCTGCTTGGTTGTTGGAATAAAGCGTGGGTTTTTAGAGTAGGTGCTTTCAAGCAGGAATATAAAGAACTGGTGCATTAAAATGTCAGCTGTAAGCAATGAAATATCAGTACGGTGTATTTGTATATCGGTATATTTGGCCTATTTTTGACCAAGGGAAACTCTTCATTAGTGGAACCAGTTTGCTGGCAGCTGTGGTCCTGTCCGTGCTCTTCCTTCAGTCTCACTTGCCCAGGGGATGCACTTTGGTATACAGGGCTGATGAGCCACCGGTCAGATCCTGCTTGGGTTGTGGAGGGCCGTTGTCAGCAGGTgactcccagcccagcagcatctgctgccttccctttggCAGGGATGCATTCCGTGTCGGTGCAGTGGGTGGAAGCGCTGCCTGCTTCTCACCGTGTTCTCTCTCTTTGCAGACCGCCGTCGATGTTTTTAAGAGGATAATTTTGGAGGCAGAAAAAATCGATGGGGCAGCTTCACAAGGGAAGTCTTCATGCTCAGTAATGTAATTCCACTGCAAAGCCTGAAAACAATGGGAATACATTCTACCTGGAGAAGCAAAACTGCCCTTTATCTTCAAGGATAAAactatgcttctttttttttttttgttgggtttgtttttttttttaattttttaattttgtggggttattttgtttgtttttttttttccttctgttaacCTGAGAGATACACAGCTGGTTTGGAGCCTTTCCCTTCAGATTATGGTAAACTCTGACTCCTGTGCAAACGGCTTCACTTCCATCTTCAAATTTTAAGCAATCATATTTTCAATTTATATCTTGTATTTCTTAATATTATGACCAAGAATTTTACTGgcattaatttttcagtgtagtTTGTTGGTTAGAATAATCATCAAAATGATGCATATTGTTACACTACTATTAACTAGGCTTGGATAtcagtgtttctttgtgttAAATGTATACTTGTAAATAAAATAGCTGCAAACCTTCACGCTCTCCTTAGAACTTTTTGGTGGCTGCCCCCGTACCAGCTTCTGTGTGAGATGTTCACCTGTCAGCCCTAAGAGGAGCGTGCGATGGCTTAGGAGGAAATCCCAACCACTTGTACTGCTGGAACTCCGAGGTGCTCAGGTAGCTCAGCTGCATTTTGTGCTGCTTATCGAAAGGAGATGCAAGGGACGCCTCTGTGAGTGTATCAGGGAAAGGTTTGGAGGGAGGGATGAGCTGGGTTTTGTCACATAGCACTGTTTGTTCCTCCGTGTGACCATgagagctgcaggctgaaggGCACACATCCATTCCGAGGGATGGGCTGGTGTGCAGCTGGGCACCCTCAGGCTTGGAATGGATTTGGCCAAGTTAaacttgcaaagaaaacaaaactgttgtTTAAAGTAAATCACACGTCGAACAAATAGATGTGAGTTGCTTATCATGCATTTCTACACTCATGCATCCAGCTAACGTGGGCTCTCAGCACCTGGCCTGGTCCCAGTGCTGCATTGAGCAGCTTCTTCAGTCTGGAAGCAAACTACTTGAACTTGGTATttgagaggagagaaaaaaacgTGCAGTTGACCTACTTTGTGTAGAAGATGCTGATTTAGGGAAATGTTTATTAAATGGGGTGTTTTCTCATACATTTAAGTCCACTGAAAAGTTTTAATTCTTGGCAGGAATAAAATGGAAGAGATACTTGCAGTGTTTCTGCAATAGGACttagcttttgcttttcagtctgTGCTGAATGATGCAGATGTAACAGCGTAACCCCCAGGCTGCTGGTTCTCTGAACAATCAGTATTTGTGCCAAAACTTTACTTTCAGGATTCAGAACGTGACCTTCAGTGGAACCCAGGGACAACATGTGTGGGGGAGGCACCTTCCAGCAGTGAGGATCCTGGGTAGCCTCGCTCCTTTCTGCCCACTCAGGGGTTCTGTGGGTTTGGCTCTTCAACACGAGAGCCCTAAAGGGGGTTGAGTGCTCTTGGAAGCCCAGTGTTATATGTAGTAGCAAGAAGTCTGTCTAGCTCACCTAGAATTCAGAGAGCATCATCTGGCAGCTGCTCTGATCCCACCAAGCGTTCCCAAGGGCTGCGGTAAGTGATGCACAGCTTgtaagggaaagaaggaaggaaatggcaAGTTCTCTGGGTTGGTTGAGATCCCACCTGTGTCGCTGTGCCctgtgcaggtgctgcaggcaCTGATTCATGAGGGCCTTCTGGGCCCATGCTGCTAATTAGTGCCACTGGGCTGCAGCCTTGCAAGGAGAAAGGAACAGGCTCTAATTAGTCCTTACACAATCAGCGCTGCTCATCCTCTGAACACGTTTCTAATGCTGGTTAAACCTCGCAGCCTCTTCTAATGAGGTCAGCATCTCTCTCACAGCTGGGGAGAGGCAGAGATACTTCTGGAGGTGTCTTCAATCTGTGAGAATGGGGAAGACATGACTGagcatcagcagcactgctatTGCTGCCcggagagctgtgggtgccccatccctggaggtgctcagggctgggttggatggggccctgggcagcctgagctggtgatgAGCAGGCAGCCCATGGCAGGTGTGGtaactgggtgggctttgaggcTGCCAGGCTGCCAGTCTGCCTTCCTATTGCTGTCTATTCCAAATAATGACgttaaaaagaaatccttccaaaagaagcagcaaacatGCACTGCTAATCAGCCAAAGGCCTGCCAAGCAAATCTGTTGTTTCACTGCCTGTCCCCAGTCAAAACCCCACACTCAGCAGCCCCGGGCCCCATTCTGCCAACTAAGCACGGCTGTGCAAAGCCCCGGCTCCCACTGCTTTGTCCCAAAAGTCCTGTggcagcagccccactgctcgGCCCATATATAGCGGGGCAGCCTCGTGTGCTGTGGGGTTGGGTCAGCTTCTGATTTATGGTCCTGGAGAGCAGCCATCAGGAAATGTCTCAGTACTCAGGAAAAGTAAGTATGGCCTCACGCCAGGACgggctgctgtggggtgagGGTTGGGTGATGTCCCACTCAGGTGCAAATTAAGcgcagcagggatggggagggtGCCGGGGATGGAGTGCATTTGGGAGCAGGGCTTTGTGTTTGATTCTTCATGCTGGAAACCATAGAGTGATTTGAGTTGGATGGgactcttaaaggtcatctgttccaacccctctgtagtgaacagggacacccacagctccatcaggtgttcagagccctgtccagtcTGACTTTgggtgtctccaaggatggggtacccaccacctctctgagcagcctgtgccagtgcctcaccagaATGCTTGTAAGGGGATGGTTGCATGCTCTGATAGGAAAAGAGGCTGAAAACCAAGCTGACCCCAAAATGAGGCACCGGTGAGAGGTTCCCATTGGCTTGCAGCTGAGGTCCTCACCTCcgtcctcctctcctccccgcCCCAGATCACTTTCTATGAAGGGAAATGCTTCTCAGGCAGGAAGCTGGAGGtgtgcagcacctgcagcagcttccagcagcGAGGCTTCCCCCACCGCGTCAACTCCATCCGCGTGCAGAGCGGGGCTTGGGTCTGCTTCGACCACCCCGAGCTGCACGGGCAGCAGTTTGTGCTGGAGCACGGCGAGTACCCACATTGGCAGCGCTGGAACGGCCGCGGTGACCGCATGGGCTCCTGCCGTCCTGTGGGCATGGTGAGCAGCTCTGATTGCCCAAGGGGGTAGAGATGCAATTCTGGGTGTAAAACACAACAGCATTGATGGGAACGGGGTTATTGTGGTGGTTTTCAAAAGAGATAGGGGATGCTCACAGGGAATGGGAGTGTGCATCCCAGGGTTGGGCTGGGGTCTCTTcttcagctgcactgcagcacagagatgggCACGCAGGTCTCCTGGTGCTGGTCCCTCTGCTATGGGATGCGCCCTGagtgctcagcctgcagcttcTCATGCATTCTCATTTCCCCAGGGGATATCAGCGAGTGCTCTGGGGGATATAATtctctgtgggttttgtttctggTGTTGTTACTGACTCAACCCCGTTGTCCCCAGCACGGGCAGCACTACCGCATCGAGCTGTTTGAAGGGAGCTGCTTCGGCGGCCGCAGCATGGAGCTCACTGAGGACTGCTCCAGTCTGCGTGgccagggctgggagcagccccatGTCAATGCCATCAGGGTGTATGGTGATGGTGCGTGAGTACCCGCggctgctgggggctgggggagcCTATAAGCCTGGCCAAGTCTGTGGTTCCATGGGGGGTTTTGGTGCTTCTAATATTGAGTGAGGAatgagagcagctccagcagggcaTGCAGGAGGGTGGCAGCTAAGCACAAGCTACATGAAGACGCAGTCAAGGGGTCTGCAACCTAACACTCGGCccatcccttttctttttcttgtttcacatttccttgtctttttcCAAACACCTCTTTAAAACCCACGTGAAACCTACTGGGCACTGCAGTCAAGGCTTTCACTTTGTAAGCAGCTTCCCCAGGGCTTCTTGCAACACCAGAAACCCCTCCTTGGACAGCCAAGGTGACGCAGCAGCACCTCACCTTCAaattaaatcctttttcttAAAGGCAACAGTGGTTGCTGAGGTGTGGAGGAGAGATACTGGGATCCCCCTGTGGGGACTTTGGTGCCTTGTGAAGCTGCTTTGTGGATGCATTGCCCCATCCTTCTGCCCCACAGAATCCCCAAGCACTTCTGTAGGGTAGCAGCTCTGCCTTGTTCCAGCTGTTGTGTGGCAAAATGCCCCAGTGCCATTACTTTTTGCCTGTCCTAGGCTGGATTTACACATCTCACTTGATGCTGGGTGTCCCAGAACAGGAAGAACAATGCTACACTCCAAGACTGCAACATCCTGACACTGGTTGTACTGCGGAGCTTTTTCTGATTCAACAGAAGATCCCTCCATTTCATACAAAGAGAAAGAGATAATAATAACCAGGCTTAGAATCATGGCATCACAGAATCGTtatggctggaaaagaccactgagatcatcccACTGTGCCTGATAACCAcgtcccccagtgccacagatccatggctctggaacacTGCATGTCTTCATTGCCCACTCACAGGTACACAGAGTTGGTTTGTTACCACCAAGGAGCTCCCAAGGGAAGAGCAGCCAGAGCCCAACAGGGGCCCTGCACCATGGGGAAGTCCGGTGCCATAAAGCCAAGAGCCCACGAGAGCTTTGGGACCAATGATTCACCACACGTGTCCCTGTAGCAGAGACTGGAGTCTGCCCAGAAATTGTCAAGCACTTGAGTTTTTCAGATTGATTTCCCCCTCTCTCGATACGCATAATAAGGGCCACAAAGCTTTCTTTCCCTCACACGTGAGTCTAAACGTTTGCCTGCTTATGTTCGCATGACGTGACTTTCTGAAGGCTTTCAGTGCCTTTGGCATTGCATGCCACAAGGCTTTCCTTTCGGGATTGAGGACAAGCAGACAGAAATGGTGCTGATGAAGCCATGGAAGCAATGCTCAAATGGAAGTGCTGTTGTGGGGCAGTTCTGAGGTGTCTCTGTCTCTTTAGGAGCTTCACCTGCTCAATGGGAAGTGCCTTTGACCCAGCTTTCCTAAGGATCCATCACCAGATGAACCAACACAGCACATCCTGCCATGGTGCCGGCCCTTCcgcagcagaggggcagatgctgtccttgttcattgcaggggagttggagcagATGACCTtgcaaggtcccttccaactcaaatgactctGCCATGCTATGAAATAAAGGCAGCGCTAAGTAAGGCACACAGATCCTCAGTCATGTGCCTCAGTCCCATCTTTCTGGTGTTCTTTGTGCTCCCTTCACAGCCTTCTCCTAAGTGGAGGAAGAAGCGATCCTGGTGGGCCTATGATTCTTTTCCATACGCAGAGAATAAATAAGTTGGTGGGATGGGgtagaaaaggaaggaagaaatctgTGTGTGCATTATGCATAAGGCTGGGGTGTGTTCAGAGGAGGAGGACAATGTTATACATGGCTCTTAACGTGAAGAGCTGAGCAACCTCTCCAAGAGTTCAAGCTGGGATACACAACGAGGGCACAGAGCTCTGGGGCACCCTGCACTACAGCTGCGTGAGCAGAGCCGCGAAGCGAGCCTCAAGGAAAGCCTGTGCATGGCTTTGCCATCCCCTTTTGGATAGAAACTGCCTGCAAAAAGTACTGGAGAACAAACTTGTTCATTTGTAGGAAACACCCCGGAGCCAGCTGTTTGGCCGAGCACTCTTTGGCAATGCTGCATGCTTGCAGAtcgcagctgtgccagcagcacagtgggacCAGGCAGGCAGCCGGTGCTGTGCGGACAGATGGAGCTGAGACCCACCTGGAGGCATCCCAATAGTGCACTTCAACCCAAACACACCCAGCAGTCCTTGGGGTAGCTCAGCTGAATGCTCCCAGCTTTTGTATTGTAGAGTTCACGGGTGGCTGGCTTTACAAATGAATGTTTTTCCTACGGACGCAGCTTTTTGCTTTGGGtcaggctgctctgagctcGCCAGCTGTTGGCTGACCCCGCAGCAATCGCTGCTTAAAGGAGTTTCTCCCACAGGCAGTAGATCCTAACCGGATTGTCACTGCTGGATGTCTGGTGAGAGATGGGCTGCAAAACCCAACTGATTTGGGACATAAAAGTCAtgttctgctgtcattgctgagCCCATAAGTGGGGCGAGTGAGAGTGACCTCTGATTTGGGGAGAGAAGAACGAGGCGGAGATGAAAAGTCC
Encoded proteins:
- the CRYGN gene encoding gamma-crystallin N, translating into MSQYSGKITFYEGKCFSGRKLEVCSTCSSFQQRGFPHRVNSIRVQSGAWVCFDHPELHGQQFVLEHGEYPHWQRWNGRGDRMGSCRPVGMHGQHYRIELFEGSCFGGRSMELTEDCSSLRGQGWEQPHVNAIRVYGDGAWVLYEEPNYRGRMYVVERGEFGNFRAWQGFNASIQSIRRVINYF